tttttattttattttatttatttatttattgcaagaGCCATTCAAATATAATGCAGCAATGGTGCACCGTAACATTATGTGATGAAACACTATCTGATGGCTCCCACGGCGGACAGCGGGGCTCACTCCGGCCCTGGCAGACGCGCGGCGGCCCGTCGGGCAGGAGGAAATGatttagtgagaaaaaaaaacacacacaaaaaaaaaaaacaaccccaaaaATGGCATCAGGTAGTTTGTGGCTTTATCCTGAATTTGGAtcataaattcatatttatagGCCTAGTAAGCCGATTCAGTGCGTTTTCACGCGAATAATCCAACATTgattcaacaaaatgtttttctctctcttactctgtgtgtgtgtgggtgtgtgtgtgtgtgtgtgtgggtgtgtgtgtgcgtgtacaCCGAAGCGGACATTCTCCTTACGCACAACCTGTAATCACAAAGTCCGTCCCTTTGGACGCGGTCACCGTCTTCTGGCGGACTCTCTTTTGGAAGTTGTCATAGCAGCTtgtcaaaagcaaaaaaaaaaaaagaaaaaagaaagaaagaaagacaaagaaaacaagttgggttttttttctcattacatATAGCATTTCGTTGAAAAATGCTCAAAGTCCTGATTCTAATCGTACATAATTGGATCTGTTAAAATTCCTAGAATGTTTTTcaacaatttttctgttttgtgtgtgtgtgtgtgtgtgtggtttttttatgttttgttttgttttcataaatcaaATACTAAAATGGCCTAGGAAGcaattgcataaaaaaaaaaaaaaaaaaaaaaaaagcaagcacTGATAATTGTGATGCCGTCTTAATTTCTGACAGGTAACCAATCAGTCCCCGCCTAATTTCACGCAGCATGTAAGCGAGCAGAGCAAGGTGACGGACCGGGTGAGCCGCAGGCTGATCCGGATCTACCAGCTGTACAGCCGGACCAGCGGCAAGCATGTGCAGGTCCTGCCCAACAAGAAGATCAATGCCATGGCCGAAGATGGAGATGCGCACGGTATGACTATtggtttttgtcacattatatatatatatatatatatatatatatatatatatatatatatatatatgaattgtattcatttgcagaaaatgaaaaatggtcaaaacaacaaaaaagatgctGTACTtccagacctcaaataatgcaaatttgaaacaacaacactaatgttttaactcaggaagagttcagaaatcaatatttggtgaaatAACCAGGAGATTTTCCAGTGGGGTCCAGTGCAGTGGTAtcttattacttttttttttcctcccagaGCGGTATTGTGTACTTTCAGTCAGTAACGTGTCAGCAGTAATTGAGGAGCCTTCTGATACCTTTTTgaatcaaagtttattttggGTTCATCATTCAATAACCTAAAGGTACAAAAGCCATTAGCGACCCAAGTGGAGGGAGACGTTCTGACGTATGCCCCTCAGGTTATCTTTGGTGCTAGAAGGTTGTCTGCAGAGATTCTATATGTCTGGAAGAGCCATTAGATGTTCTGCCTCCTGAACATTTCCTGCATAGCTTATCTTCCCTCTCCACCCCCACCTTTCACACTCACTTCTTGAAGCAGGCCGGGCAGTGTCGTTGCGCGCTGAAATCCGCGTGGCTAAAGAAATGCAGAGGTTAGCAGCGTGCTTGGTGTTGCTTTTAATTCAGAGGTCTCTGCACAGACCTATCTGCTTGCCGGATGTGTTAAGCAGCAGGAAGTGTGATGGAGACGTTGTCTCcaacattttggttttgttggtcAATACTGTGCTCTGCTCTAACTGCTGCTTCTGACCTCAGCTGGAACTCGTATTTAAGTGGGTCGGCCATGACAGTCCTCACTTTGGTCTCTAGCTGACGGTTTCATCTAAAGTCTCGGAGTAGGTGTGATCTGTGAAACATCTGGAAAAGCAAGCTGTAGATGTACGGAATAACGTGGAAGCGAGACAGAATACAAGAAGTTGCTTTTCGTTCCAAAAAGTCTTGACTCCGTGCCTGTTAGAATCCTGTCATGCTATGGAGATAAATGCGAAGGTTTATGAGTGAGGGAGGCGATTGCGGGGATTCTGAGCGACTCCTAACCCGCTGCTAGAATTGTCTCTTCAGCTTTCAAAGAATCAACAGGCACATGGTTTTATCATTCTGTGGGAATTTCAGCTTGCATAAATCTCCAGGAATGCTCCCATAGGTTTTACCCAATGtatgcgtgtgggtgtgtgtgtgtgtgtgtgtgcgtgtgtttggtATGTTTGTGTAGATCTTGAAATCCTCTCAAGCGGTCGTTGTCGTTCATGCacgtttttctttcttacagcATAGGACTCACTGATTTGTAATATGTTGAAATTTTCGGAGGAAATTCAAAGTGGGCTTGCTGAAACCTCCGATGCTTCGCTTTCTGAACAAACTCATCTTTCTCGTCTCCCTCAGCGAAGCTCATCGTAGAGACCGACACGTTTGGAAGTCGAGTTCGCATCAAGGGAGCTGAGACGGGCCTCTACATCTGCATGAACAGGAAGGGGAAGCTCATTGGCAAGGTGAGGACAAAAGGCCGGCCACCCGGCTGAAGCGCGGAGGACAAGCCGACGGCTTCGCTGTAGCTCGGAAACCTCTGAATGTTTAGATGAGAGTCGATGTTGAACTGTCTGGACTAGAGAAATGACAACGGTTAGGGTTGCCTTGGGCAGGATAACCTGAGTGAACAGGGTTAACATGTCACTATGGTGAACTGCTGAAGATCCAAGAAACAAGTAACAGGTATACTGTTAGACGATGGCCTGCAGAAGgcagtgtgttttattgtaatttacCCCCTCCTTTGGTCTTGTTGTAGTAGGGGTcactcctttttttatttgtgtcaacTACCCCCCTGTCCTTAAGAGGTCCCTTTCAATTAGAGGAAGCATGACAGGCCTTTGAGgggcattataaataaaatgtattatttttataattctaATAAGTTTTAgtccaaaagcagaaacaatGAACACACTATACTTTTATGTCAATGCGTTCACCCGGCTGATCCCTAATGAAAGCACCGAGAGGCAAATGTGGAACAGACTCAGGCTGCAGTTCAAGCATTCAAAGTGTCCATATTGGAGTTTAGTTTGGGATCGGCACACGATGCTCTGTTGGTGTGTGTCAGAAGCTGAGATTTATGCCAGCGCCCTACTCTCACTGCGACGGGCTAATAAACAGATTCCCCCACCTTTTCCCACTCACCCTCCACCCACCCAGCACCCTGCCTCAAACACCATCTGCCCCAAGCTTCCATCCCAGTCAAAGTAGACTCTGGGcttggtgtgtgtgcgtttgcgggggtgcgtgcgtgtgtgtgcatgcatgtatGAGCAAAAGACACAGAGAATGAGCATGCGGTTTGGGACGGATGTATGTTTGTGGGTTCatctttgctatttttaaagCACCCTTTGCCCAAAAAGGTGGGTGGTTGTTACAGTGGACCAGAGCGGAGCAACTTTACATCACcttactgtatgttttagttGTACATGACGGCTCATGTCAGTGACTGAAGATGACACAACATTCAAACTTTAACTAGAGTatccctcagtgtattataagcctggcgggccaccaggctttactcatgcccccaccaggctaaacattgcttatttatttactttttatatgcttgcattttttttaaagtttttgtagttggtgttcaggtgttAATCCTCCAATCTTTGAATAAGACATAATTatcaagtaatattttcaaatttcctgtcaattttaaatgttttttttaactcaaaaagaCAACAGGccactggatgaatgactgccctagcaccCAACCACCGGggttagcaagttttctgggggaaaaccTGACTTTAAACGTCTCTGAACTGTTCTGTTGGTTTGGAGTGCATCAGAGCATGGCTAAGATATGTTGGATTTTATCAGTGGTGGCTAGATTTACCCACAAACACAACCGTAGATAAAACTGGGAGTAAACCTAACACTTCATGTTAATAAAGGCCTTTTGGCAGGACAACCTGCATCTACCCTAAAAGCTTCGTAGAGGTACAATGAAGGCGGGTGAAGAGTCGCTGCTTGCTGACTGACCCCATCACTCTCTGATCTGTAATGACTGTAGCATCTgctccctgtgtgtgtttgcgtgtgcaCGCGAGTTAGCATGTCCAGGTGTAGCCTTTATATATCTGTTGCTTCCATCTGCGAATCTTAGTCAAGGATTTTTTGCAAATGACTTCCCTGCAGGAAAACGGACAGGGCCGCGACTGCATCTTCACCGAGATCGTCTTGGAAAACAACTACACAGCCCTGAGGAACGCCCGGTACGACGGCTGGTACATGGCCTTCACTCGCCGCGGCCGGCCACGCCGGGGCTCTAGGACACGCCAGCACCAGCGTGAGGTGCATTTCATGAAGAGGTTGCCGAAGGGGCAGCAGCCCACCCATCCAGGTCAACATCGGCCTTTTGACTTCATCCACTACCCTTTCAGTCAAAGGACTAAACGCACACGGTACTCTTCACGGCACTGAGGTGGAATAGAAAGACCCGAAAACAAAAAAGGGAGGACAAAAGAACTTAAATATTGACTGAAATACCGAAACATTATGTGTCCCTCTCGAAAACGAacctttagatatttttttgtactgtatCTTAACTCGTAGCCTATTTTCAAATGTTCTCAAGTGAACAATGGAAGTTCATGGAcataaaagaataagaaaacatacatattaaaatctatttttgtactccagactttttttttagtgctgaGAATTTCTGTTTCAGGGCCCCGTCATTCGTCTCGTTTTCAGCATCTTTGTAGAGTGTGTCTTTTTGATTTGTTGCATATCATTTTAACTAGAGGAGAcgttttttaaattcttttttggACTTTCGCCTGCTGCTCAAGGAGACTTGAAGGACCCTGAGCGGCCGCACTGCCAGGAAACGCTGAGTTTACGGACACACTGTGAGACACGACACTGCAGAGCGCAGGAAGTAACAGcacagggggggggggggacactTTGGTGTTCAGGCTGTGTGCCAGACGTTTCATCTTTACTGAATTCATTTAAGCAAACTGAGCGCTCATAGCATATTATGGGACGATGTGGCAGCTATAATTTATATTAACAGGTTTCCTGATCTGACTGTAGTGACTCatgtacaaaatgtgtttaCCCCCTTTCCTGCCCCCTCACCTTATGGGTTGTTGTTTCACtcttaatgtctgtttttatacatatatgaatatattttttatttgaggatgtgcataataattttaaagatggaatatttatttaagaGGTGTAACAAATGTACATTAGGACACTGACATTAAACTCCTGTTTGATACGTGCTTGCTTGGGACTCGTATGTGGAAAATCTTCACAAATCAGTACACAACAACGAGCAGCGGCTAACCCACCTTTCTGTCCTTCGAGCACAACCtcaatgaaaatatatatatatcttttaaaTCAACTGTACCTTCAGCCTAAACAGTGTGCCGCAACGATGAAATGTTACAAGGCGTCAACACGAGATTGTCTTCGTCCTCTTCACGTGGTTGAAAGGTTGTCTGAACATGAACATGTCATGTTAGTGAACATCATGGCTGTAAAAGGAAGGCAATAATACGaagaaagttgttgtttttttgttactcCATCGACAGTTTATTGCTAATTTTATTAATAGTACAATTCTTATAAATGTTAATAGTTACCTAAGGTAAACGTTGATGTCGTTTTTTGTTGCTCGACAAATAGCTTCCTGATGGACCAACTGCTTCGATGTCTCCCAGTCCTCACCACAGAcgtagcaccaaaatacattaaaggtcTGCTATAATTGTATGTTAGTACAATCACAACAGATCCTTAACTCGGGTCTAATGGTTCAAGTAaactctgcatccccagaatctGAACCAAATAAGAAGATTCAGAGTATGTGTTCTACGATTCCCTGACCCCTAGCTCACACATGGACTAGTCTACGGGTGTAAATTAGCACTAAAGCTATAACCTGGTATCATCTCTCCCTTTTCAGGTTAATGCATATTACACGCTGTCCCAACTAAAACTAGACAGATCTGAATCGGACTTCCAGTAAACtacaaaaatgctgaaacacttcctttaaatctataaagcaattttttttagagTTGTGTTTGATCAGTGACAACTGGAACATCATCAACTGTAGTCTGTCTTTCAACAGCTGCCCTAtaatgtttttgcttgtttgtattttatttctttttgggcatttttcttttgattgtgtaaaaaaaacaacaaaaaaaacgacattGCCTTATCCAGATCGACTGTGTGTATGCTTTGTCTTCTCAAACCCACAGTCAGTCATGGCCAGTGGCGAACAGACACTCACACTGAGCCGTTCTCCACTGTGAGTTTCTTAATGCAAAGGGGAGTTTTCCTTTCCGCTCTCGCTGCATTGCATGCTCAGTGTGGAGGATTGCTCCGAAGTCACTGACACACTGCAGGTGACTGTCCACTGTTGCTACACGCTTGTGCAGGAGGAGCAAACGGTGCAAGTCAATGGCTCCTTGCAATCCGCTGGGTTTCCTCAGTTTGGTCCTTAGGCGTTCAGTGGCCTCTATCATTCATTATTGGAAGAAGTTTGGAACCAGCAGGACTCTTCCTAGAGCTATAGCCAGCTGTCTAAACTAAACGATCAAGGCAGAGATCAGGGCAGAAGCGCCCCTAGTCAGGGTGTCGGGAAAACCCAGCGATCTTTCCTCATGCTGTCAGAGATCCAGCATGAGGAGACAAAGATCAATGTGTTTAGTGTGAATACCAGGGGTTATGGTTTGGAATAAACCAGGCATGGCTCATTACCAGGCCAACACCAGTCCCTACAGTGAAgcttggtggtggcagcatcatgctatccAGGTGTTTTGCAGCAGCAAGAACTGGGAGACTAGTCAAAATAgtgaaaaaaatgaatgcaaCAGTGTGCAGAGACGTCCTTGATTAATGCGCTTGGCTTCAGACTTGGGCGATAGATCGTTTATCAGCAGGACTACAATCCAAAGCACATAGCCTGATTCTAAAAGGAGTGACTTTAGAACGGTTCTGTGAATGTCCTGTAGTGGCCTAGCTGAAGTTCAGACTCGAATGCGATTCAGCACCTCTGGAGAGATCTGAATATGGCTGTGCATGGACGTCTCCCATCCaacctgactgagcttgagGAGAACTGCAAAAGAGAATGGGTGAAACTAACTAAAGATAGGTGAGCTGAGCTTGTGACATCATGTCCAAAAAGATTGGAGGTTGTAATTTCTGCCAAAGGTGGATGAACAGATTATTACACAAAGGCTGTGAATACCTAAGCCAAGGGTGTCAatctccagtcctggagggccgctgacctgcaacttttagatgtgcctctgctgcaccacctgaataaaataattaggtcattaaggctctggagaactgatctacacaaggaggaggtgatgaagccatttcattccaatGTTTTGTACctgaggcacatctaaaaactgcaggacagcggaccttgaggactggagtttgacctaagcaaatgtgatttcttggttttctaattttaataagattgtaaaaaaaacaaatctcaaaaaCTGTTTTCGACATGCGTCACTCTCATGCATTTTTGTCGTTTCCATCATCTGCATCTGTTACTTTAGAAATAGAAAACTGGGTgcagatgaatttattttgcgTTTTCTTGAATACACATTGagtcataaatatatttttaggttGAAATACATACATATCTTTACCAAAACCCGATGCTGAAAATTTTAGAATGGCTTTCAACTTGACGTGATGGAACAACCCATGACTATTTAAGCTTGTTGTGACATAAAAACTGCTGGAAGACCATTGTCTCCGTCCAAAGTGGACCAAGTTTTACATCACAATGTACTGGAATAATAAAAGCAAGGCCCTGATTCTAAGTTAACGCATTCCTCCTGCATGCTGAATGTGCACTTACTGCCATAAATGGACTGAATGTATGTGGTGCCTGTACTGACCACTCACAGCGCTTCACAGCAGagccacattcacccattcaggCTCAcgaacacacgcacacacacccttACGCAGATTAATGGGCAACTTGGGGTTAAAGCCGCAGTATATAGCttttataaaaaagtttttttatgtatttgttgaaATCATCACTATATTGTGGCAGTATAACATACTgtagataatctgtgaaaaaaaatgagcTCCTCTGGTTTGTACTCTGTTATAGCTACTCGAAGCAACTCTTTTACAGTAAATACAAGACAATGATAAGACTTGTTTAAATGTAGTAAAAAGTCATTCAGAGACATACAGAAAACTTTTGAGCTCCGTGAAAAGTGTCTCCTGCAGGACATTTTGGAAACAATTTACTCGGATGGCTCAGATTTGTATCTGTATGTGGCGACCTCTACCGCTTGCAtattttacacttaaaatattattttggtgTAACACCCCAAGGTCATCACTGGGCCCCTCTTAGCCCTCTTTTAAAACCTCCTGGATTCACCCCTGCTCAATAGTCTTAAGGATgtatttaatgtaaacattgaTATCCAAGCATTGCTGCGTGTAAATATCTTTGATCAAGAGCTCTTGCTGGAGATTGAACCCCAGTGTCTCACCTGACAGGTGGAGGAAATGCTCATATTTACCCCAGAcctgaaacattttcacttatCCCGCTTTCTGAAACTTTAAGAAAACGGGATAAGGGTCCAAAGTATTTATGctcactgttttgtttctttttaaaaaaatttttttgttattaatattgCTGGATTGTTCTGTTGCCCTTGTCTTAGTTACATGtcttttcattcattattaaaGCTTTTAACAAGGATTCCCCTGGTGATGTTTTGTCTGCGTGGATCCATCTCACCCTCACAAATCGACAAATTTCAGATATAATATCGAAATCTGCAGTGCAACACATGAATGCTGAAGTTGCATTGCCTATCCCTTTGAAAGGCAAATAAAAGTCAAGGAGCTTCTGTGTTtgataattttgtattttttttatttttttacaggtgaaaaaagttgatttgagTTGAACTTTTTCGAAACGGTAACTGCTCATTTAATCTTACAATTTTGCTgggagtttttttgttgttgttgttgttttgttttgaagtatATTTATAATAATTCAACTTTACTTTCCAGGGAAGAGTGAAGTAAACCTGTCAACTATCACAGGCCTTCCAAGCTAAAAGCTCCAAATCAAACAGTCTTGACAACACTTGACATTAATCCACTTAAGTCCTTCCACATTGGATTAACTAGGGGATTTTCCACTGAGACCAGATCCATGTCAGTGCTTTAGGAATTTAACGACTGCCGACAAGTAAGGgcaaatacagaaacaaacaataacCAGTTTGATAGAGTCTGAAATAAAAGGCAGAGTTTGTGATGAAGCGCACGTTTAAAGGTGTGTGTGTTCGGAAACCAGGTTTGCAGACAGCTTGAGGGTAAAATCAGGTGGCCCTCAATAGGGTCATTGTAGCCATAACGGCCCCCACAGTGTCAGTAAGTGTAAGTAAAGTCAGCCTCAGAGAAGAACGGAGTTGTGGGAAAAATCACACCTTCTGTGTCGCCAATGCTGCCATGCAAATGTGGAGCAATTCTGGTGCTGAAAACTGGGTGTAAACTAGCTTTCATCcattttattgatccccaaCCGTCGTACTTAAccccaaataaacaaacagagcTACCTTCTTCATTTGCGTACGGAGCAATTTAACCCCCACCTTCGACCTCCCCTGTGGAGGCCGCAGAATAGCAGCGGTGACCAGAGAACGCGACCCTGGCTCCCTAAACCGGCCCTGAATGCCTCACATTGACACAGAAGCCGCCCTCATCAAATAAGCACTTCTTCCAGCTTTCAGCAACCCGTGGTTCACTGTGAAACACTCAGAAACGTGAGGGTGTCAGCGGGGAACCATTGTTTGGTCCTTAAACACTTGGGATTCTCTGATTGTGATATTTCTGCTCATTTATTCTTCGCTGTTGTCTGTTCAAcgtgtttttattggttttcagCACCAAAGAGGAGCAAGAAATCCAAACACTGCTCAGCTCCAATTTTTGTGGCAAATATGACGACAGAAAACCACATCAACTCAGAGGCCATCAGTTATTTGCCCTTTGTGATTTCAATTTGCGACATAAAAGGggaattataaatataatttattgttgATACTATTATTTTTTCGCCTgcaacgttcgctggagatcggcaccagcaccacctcccgaccccactagggacaagggtgttagaaaatagatggatggatggatattattatttatgttgaaaGACATT
The Xiphophorus hellerii strain 12219 chromosome 22, Xiphophorus_hellerii-4.1, whole genome shotgun sequence genome window above contains:
- the fgf8a gene encoding fibroblast growth factor 8 isoform X1 — translated: MSLCLFSRPGCSGEPSDQPSLLPCLNVQCDVIMPGWKRFLHLFVFCFYAQVTNQSPPNFTQHVSEQSKVTDRVSRRLIRIYQLYSRTSGKHVQVLPNKKINAMAEDGDAHAKLIVETDTFGSRVRIKGAETGLYICMNRKGKLIGKENGQGRDCIFTEIVLENNYTALRNARYDGWYMAFTRRGRPRRGSRTRQHQREVHFMKRLPKGQQPTHPGQHRPFDFIHYPFSQRTKRTRYSSRH
- the fgf8a gene encoding fibroblast growth factor 8 isoform X2; amino-acid sequence: MGAVPSRLGYLFLHLFVFCFYAQVTNQSPPNFTQHVSEQSKVTDRVSRRLIRIYQLYSRTSGKHVQVLPNKKINAMAEDGDAHAKLIVETDTFGSRVRIKGAETGLYICMNRKGKLIGKENGQGRDCIFTEIVLENNYTALRNARYDGWYMAFTRRGRPRRGSRTRQHQREVHFMKRLPKGQQPTHPGQHRPFDFIHYPFSQRTKRTRYSSRH